The nucleotide sequence CGACAACGATCGCGTGCTTCGCTCGCTGCTGCACCGGCTGTTGCCCGAAGATGTGCGGCGCGCCGTCGAACCGGAGCTTCGGGAGATGGGGGAGCTCGCGGGTGGCAAGCTCTACCGGATGCAGCTCGCCGATCGCCTCAACGAGCCGCGCCTCACCCACTGGGATGCCTGGGGAAACCGCATCGACGAGATTACGCTGACCCCGCTCTGGCGGGAGGCGGAGCGAATCGCCGTGGAAAAGGGCGTGGTGGCCACGGCGTACGAGCAAGCCCACGGGCCATTCTCCCGGATTCACCAGTTCGCGCTGGCCTACCTCTTCACTCCGTCCACGGACATGTACTCCTGCCCGCTGGCCATGACGGACGGGGCCGCGCGCACCCTGCTCGACAGTGGCACCCCTGAGCTGATCGAGCGCACCGTCCCTCACCTGGTGAGTCGCGATCCCACCACCTTCTGGACCAGCGGCCAGTGGATGACGGAGGCGAGCGGCGGCTCGGACGTCGGCGAGACCGAGACGGTCGCGCGGCCGGATGGGGATCGCTGGCGACTGTACGGGCTGAAGTGGTTCACCTCCGCGGCGACCTCGCAGCTCGCCCTTGCCCTGGCCCGGCCGGAGGGTGCGCCACCGGGAAGCCGCGGGCTCACCCTCTTCTGCCTGGAAACCCGGGATGAGCAGGGTCGCCTAGCTGGAATCCGGGTGCGACGACTGAAGGACAAGCTGGGCACGCGGAAGCTGCCCACCGCCGAGCTCGAGTTGGATGGGGTCGAGGCCGTGCCGGTGGGTGAGATGGGCGCGGGGGTCCGCAGCATCGTCCCGCTGCTCAGCCTCACCCGGACCTGGAACGCGGTGAGCGCCTGCGCGTACATGGGCCGCGGCATCGCGCTGGCCAGGGACTACGCCGGCAAACGGGTCGC is from Longimicrobiaceae bacterium and encodes:
- a CDS encoding acyl-CoA dehydrogenase family protein, encoding MTFRQTPPELGNEFDNDRVLRSLLHRLLPEDVRRAVEPELREMGELAGGKLYRMQLADRLNEPRLTHWDAWGNRIDEITLTPLWREAERIAVEKGVVATAYEQAHGPFSRIHQFALAYLFTPSTDMYSCPLAMTDGAARTLLDSGTPELIERTVPHLVSRDPTTFWTSGQWMTEASGGSDVGETETVARPDGDRWRLYGLKWFTSAATSQLALALARPEGAPPGSRGLTLFCLETRDEQGRLAGIRVRRLKDKLGTRKLPTAELELDGVEAVPVGEMGAGVRSIVPLLSLTRTWNAVSACAYMGRGIALARDYAGKRVAFRQPLSEHPLHLDTLATLQAEFEGAMNLTFRLVELLGKAETGEATEEEARLLRLLTPIAKLLTARQAVTVTSECLEAHGGAGYIEDTGLPYLLRDAQVLTIWEGTTNVLALDVLRALDGGPADPARREIRRCEGLIHDPALRRAAKAAVDWLDAAEHWRDWANAGDHAELYAGARRYALALGRALEVALTAAHAQWSIDVEGDRRAAAAATRLSHAVPPLLPPALPASRALALDLPLDRP